One genomic window of Daphnia pulex isolate KAP4 chromosome 10, ASM2113471v1 includes the following:
- the LOC124204176 gene encoding hepatoma-derived growth factor-related protein 2-like isoform X5, with product MSKLRLSAESSRFYRQIKAKKYLHSAVSAHDSSASDQESNVSGDSEPKDDFDGFSPQVPRTNTQSKIQSMSISAQENAAELNNPEDGKLQPKHSFTRKPATRRTAAAEKKNQEPASLSKITDKKTKPPATKRGKKEAGNPTDNAAEPAAKRPRVASKRKAILTEKAATASTEDADDDPTLHEKKGRGRPRGRPERDVSAEFVPETSSSSPSKSLDDQSRMEAKTPEAVNDEAHEMILKTAKKPKDSTLRENKGRGRPRGRPERDVSAEFVPETSSSSPSKSLDDQSRMEAKTPEAVNDEAHEMILKTAKKPKDSTLRENKGRGRPRGRPERDVSAEFVPETSSSSPSKSLDDQSRMEAKTPEAVNDEAHEMILKTAKKPKDSTLRENKGRGGRGRGLPERDVSPEWVPGTRSRSPTKSLDISQKQNLRGNKVSSIVDEVETDISAGGSKSKPPKSADPTLRVDNEQGRGRGRGRGRPERDLSAECIPGTSSSSPTKSLDDQSRVQVKTPEAHAMVLKTAEKPKERNYHFLSSSESEIEDEEDDEDDLFLLSRYSFQKTKSPKNAVPLPSFKTPNTVTDKVSELGSPKTSKFRLLPEPTPLLRTTPRRTTLTMELSLNRVEPSLSDPEDVADTELYKTSQQENQLEPSTSQANGKSIEETPVSKRRSISDSSKKPSPTKRLQSPLKSSQQPNDPENDIVGNDSRLIARKIEALQETMLRIENSMNRQVPLNSAIDPSTLPVPNRNLLPTQFNLYLASPSDPVRAQGLSNTEYSISLVYVQPTIVHPLKINNPMMVVRLKGSVEFRSDPHAPSHILLNSSTRLVDLEAGRTLHVVNTGEEVASFALLEIF from the exons ATGTCAAAGTTAAGACTATCTGCAGAATCTTCGAGATTCTACCGCCAAATTAAAGCCAA GAAATATTTGCATTCAGCTGTGAGTGCACATGACTCATCTGCCTCAGATCAAGAAAGCAATGTCTCTGGAGATAGTGAACCCAAAGATGATTTCGATGGATTCAGTCCTCAAGTGCCTCGTACAA ATACCCAATCCAAAATACAGAGTATGTCAATCAGTGCCCAAGAAAATGCAGCAGAATTGAACAATCCAG aagacGGGAAGCTCCAACCAAAACATTCTTTCACAAGAAAACCTGCTACTAGACGTA cagcagcagctgaaaagaagaatcaagaGCCCGCATCCTTGTCGAAAATAACtgacaaaaaaacgaaaccaCCGGCtacaaaaagaggaaagaaagaagctgGAAATCCAACTGATAATGCAGCTGAACCAGCCGCGAAACGGCCTAGAGTTGCTTCTAAAAGGAAAGCTATCTTAACGGAAAAAGCAGCTACAGCCTCCACTGAAGATGCAGACGACG accCAACATTACATGAAAAGAAGGGTCGTGGTCGTCCACGCGGTCGCCCAGAGAGAGATGTTTCAGCTGAATTTGTGCCTGAAACAAGTTCAAGTTCCCCTTCAAAGTCCTTAg ACGACCAGAGTAGAATGGAAGCGAAAACGCCTGAAGCTGTAAATGACGAAGCGCACGAAATGATCTTGAAAACCGCAAAAAAACCCAAAG aCTCAACATTACGTGAAAACAAGGGTCGTGGTCGTCCACGCGGTCGCCCAGAGAGAGATGTTTCAGCTGAATTTGTGCCTGAAACAAGTTCAAGTTCCCCTTCAAAGTCCTTAg ACGACCAGAGTAGAATGGAAGCGAAAACGCCTGAAGCTGTAAATGACGAAGCGCACGAAATGATCTTGAAAACCGCAAAAAAACCCAAAG aCTCAACATTACGTGAAAACAAGGGTCGTGGTCGTCCACGCGGTCGCCCAGAGAGAGATGTTTCAGCTGAATTTGTGCCTGAAACAAGTTCAAGTTCCCCTTCAAAGTCCTTAg ACGACCAGAGTAGAATGGAAGCGAAAACGCCTGAAGCTGTAAATGACGAAGCGCACGAAATGATCTTGAAAACCGCAAAAAAACCCAAAG aCTCAACATTACGTGAAAACAAGGGTCGTGGTGGTCGTGGACGCGGTCTCCCAGAGAGAGATGTTTCACCTGAATGGGTACCTGGAACACGTTCAAGATCTCCTACAAAGTCCTTAg ATATCAGTCAGAAACAGAATCTGCGTGGTAACAAGGTTTCTAGCATTGTGGATGAAGTAGAAACGGATATATCAGCAGGAGGATCGAAAAGTAAACCTCCAAAGTCTGCGG acCCAACATTACGTGTTGACAACGAACAGGGTCGTGGTCGAGGTCGCGGTCGTGGTCGTCCAGAGAGAGATCTTTCAGCTGAATGTATACCTGGAACAAGTTCAAGTTCCCCTACAAAGTCCTTAg ACGACCAGAGTAGAGTTCAAGTTAAAACACCTGAAGCGCATGCGATGGTCTTGAAAACCGCAGAAAAACCCAAAG AAAGGAACTACCATTTCTTGAGCAGCTCAGAGTCTGAAATAGAAGACGAAGAGGACGACGAAgatgatttatttcttctcagTCGATATTCCttccaaaaaacgaaaagtcCAAAAAATGCAGTTCCTTTGCCCAGTTTTAAAACACCAAACACAGTCACTGACAAAGTTTCAGAATTGGGCTCACCCAAAACTTCGAAATTCCGTCTCTTACCTGAACCGACACCACTGCTCCGGACCACTCCCAGACGAACTACTTTGACCATGGAATTATCACTGAATAGAGTTGAACCGTCTTTGAGCGATCCAGAAGATGTTGCAGATACAGAACTGTACAAGACATCGCAACAGGAAAATCAACTTGAGCCTTCCACTTCTCAGGCCAACG GAAAATCAATTGAGGAAACTCCCGTGTCAAAGAGAAGAAGTATATCTGATTCTTCAAAGAAACCATCGCCAACTAAGCGACTCCAATCCCCTTTAAAATCCTCGCAACAACCGAACGATCCCGAAAACGACATCGTTGGGAATG ATTCTAGACTTATTGCAAGAAAGATTGAAGCACTACAGGAAACTATGCTCCGAATTGAGAATTCAATGAACCGCCAAGTCCCATTAAATTCCGCCATTGATCCGTCTACACTTCCAGTGCCTAACCGCAATCTTCTACCGACTCAATTCAATCTGTATTTGGCCTCACCCAGCGATCCTGTACGAGCACAGGGTCTGTCCAACACTGAATACAGCATATCGTTGGTTTATGTACAGCCAACAATTGTTCATCCTCTGAAAATTAATAACCCGATGATG GTCGTGCGCCTCAAAGGAAGCGTCGAATTTAGAAGCGATCCACATGCTCCAAGTCACATTTTACTCAACTCTTCAACGAGACTTGTTGACCTCGAAGCGGGTCGTACTCTTCATGTGGTCAACACAGGGGAAGAGGTCGCCTCATTTGCACTTctcgaaattttttaa
- the LOC124204176 gene encoding serine/arginine repetitive matrix protein 2-like isoform X2, producing MSKLRLSAESSRFYRQIKAKKYLHSAVSAHDSSASDQESNVSGDSEPKDDFDGFSPQVPRTNTQSKIQSMSISAQENAAELNNPEDGKLQPKHSFTRKPATRRTAAEKKNQEPASLSKITDKKTKPPATKRGKKEAGNPTDNAAEPAAKRPRVASKRKAILTEKAATASTEDADDDPTLHENKGRGRGRPRKAILTKEAATASTEDADDDPTLHEKKGRGRPRGRPERDVSAEFVPETSSSSPSKSLDDQSRMEAKTPEAVNDEAHEMILKTAKKPKDSTLRENKGRGRPRGRPERDVSAEFVPETSSSSPSKSLDDQSRMEAKTPEAVNDEAHEMILKTAKKPKDSTLRENKGRGRPRGRPERDVSAEFVPETSSSSPSKSLDDQSRMEAKTPEAVNDEAHEMILKTAKKPKDSTLRENKGRGGRGRGLPERDVSPEWVPGTRSRSPTKSLDISQKQNLRGNKVSSIVDEVETDISAGGSKSKPPKSADPTLRVDNEQGRGRGRGRGRPERDLSAECIPGTSSSSPTKSLDDQSRVQVKTPEAHAMVLKTAEKPKERNYHFLSSSESEIEDEEDDEDDLFLLSRYSFQKTKSPKNAVPLPSFKTPNTVTDKVSELGSPKTSKFRLLPEPTPLLRTTPRRTTLTMELSLNRVEPSLSDPEDVADTELYKTSQQENQLEPSTSQANGKSIEETPVSKRRSISDSSKKPSPTKRLQSPLKSSQQPNDPENDIVGNDSRLIARKIEALQETMLRIENSMNRQVPLNSAIDPSTLPVPNRNLLPTQFNLYLASPSDPVRAQGLSNTEYSISLVYVQPTIVHPLKINNPMMVVRLKGSVEFRSDPHAPSHILLNSSTRLVDLEAGRTLHVVNTGEEVASFALLEIF from the exons ATGTCAAAGTTAAGACTATCTGCAGAATCTTCGAGATTCTACCGCCAAATTAAAGCCAA GAAATATTTGCATTCAGCTGTGAGTGCACATGACTCATCTGCCTCAGATCAAGAAAGCAATGTCTCTGGAGATAGTGAACCCAAAGATGATTTCGATGGATTCAGTCCTCAAGTGCCTCGTACAA ATACCCAATCCAAAATACAGAGTATGTCAATCAGTGCCCAAGAAAATGCAGCAGAATTGAACAATCCAG aagacGGGAAGCTCCAACCAAAACATTCTTTCACAAGAAAACCTGCTACTAGACGTA cagcagctgaaaagaagaatcaagaGCCCGCATCCTTGTCGAAAATAACtgacaaaaaaacgaaaccaCCGGCtacaaaaagaggaaagaaagaagctgGAAATCCAACTGATAATGCAGCTGAACCAGCCGCGAAACGGCCTAGAGTTGCTTCTAAAAGGAAAGCTATCTTAACGGAAAAAGCAGCTACAGCCTCCACTGAAGATGCAGACGACG accCAACATTACATGAAAACAAGGGTCGTGGTCGTGGTCGTCCACGGAAAGCTATCTTAACGAAAGAAGCAGCTACAGCCTCCACCGAAGATGCAGACGACG accCAACATTACATGAAAAGAAGGGTCGTGGTCGTCCACGCGGTCGCCCAGAGAGAGATGTTTCAGCTGAATTTGTGCCTGAAACAAGTTCAAGTTCCCCTTCAAAGTCCTTAg ACGACCAGAGTAGAATGGAAGCGAAAACGCCTGAAGCTGTAAATGACGAAGCGCACGAAATGATCTTGAAAACCGCAAAAAAACCCAAAG aCTCAACATTACGTGAAAACAAGGGTCGTGGTCGTCCACGCGGTCGCCCAGAGAGAGATGTTTCAGCTGAATTTGTGCCTGAAACAAGTTCAAGTTCCCCTTCAAAGTCCTTAg ACGACCAGAGTAGAATGGAAGCGAAAACGCCTGAAGCTGTAAATGACGAAGCGCACGAAATGATCTTGAAAACCGCAAAAAAACCCAAAG aCTCAACATTACGTGAAAACAAGGGTCGTGGTCGTCCACGCGGTCGCCCAGAGAGAGATGTTTCAGCTGAATTTGTGCCTGAAACAAGTTCAAGTTCCCCTTCAAAGTCCTTAg ACGACCAGAGTAGAATGGAAGCGAAAACGCCTGAAGCTGTAAATGACGAAGCGCACGAAATGATCTTGAAAACCGCAAAAAAACCCAAAG aCTCAACATTACGTGAAAACAAGGGTCGTGGTGGTCGTGGACGCGGTCTCCCAGAGAGAGATGTTTCACCTGAATGGGTACCTGGAACACGTTCAAGATCTCCTACAAAGTCCTTAg ATATCAGTCAGAAACAGAATCTGCGTGGTAACAAGGTTTCTAGCATTGTGGATGAAGTAGAAACGGATATATCAGCAGGAGGATCGAAAAGTAAACCTCCAAAGTCTGCGG acCCAACATTACGTGTTGACAACGAACAGGGTCGTGGTCGAGGTCGCGGTCGTGGTCGTCCAGAGAGAGATCTTTCAGCTGAATGTATACCTGGAACAAGTTCAAGTTCCCCTACAAAGTCCTTAg ACGACCAGAGTAGAGTTCAAGTTAAAACACCTGAAGCGCATGCGATGGTCTTGAAAACCGCAGAAAAACCCAAAG AAAGGAACTACCATTTCTTGAGCAGCTCAGAGTCTGAAATAGAAGACGAAGAGGACGACGAAgatgatttatttcttctcagTCGATATTCCttccaaaaaacgaaaagtcCAAAAAATGCAGTTCCTTTGCCCAGTTTTAAAACACCAAACACAGTCACTGACAAAGTTTCAGAATTGGGCTCACCCAAAACTTCGAAATTCCGTCTCTTACCTGAACCGACACCACTGCTCCGGACCACTCCCAGACGAACTACTTTGACCATGGAATTATCACTGAATAGAGTTGAACCGTCTTTGAGCGATCCAGAAGATGTTGCAGATACAGAACTGTACAAGACATCGCAACAGGAAAATCAACTTGAGCCTTCCACTTCTCAGGCCAACG GAAAATCAATTGAGGAAACTCCCGTGTCAAAGAGAAGAAGTATATCTGATTCTTCAAAGAAACCATCGCCAACTAAGCGACTCCAATCCCCTTTAAAATCCTCGCAACAACCGAACGATCCCGAAAACGACATCGTTGGGAATG ATTCTAGACTTATTGCAAGAAAGATTGAAGCACTACAGGAAACTATGCTCCGAATTGAGAATTCAATGAACCGCCAAGTCCCATTAAATTCCGCCATTGATCCGTCTACACTTCCAGTGCCTAACCGCAATCTTCTACCGACTCAATTCAATCTGTATTTGGCCTCACCCAGCGATCCTGTACGAGCACAGGGTCTGTCCAACACTGAATACAGCATATCGTTGGTTTATGTACAGCCAACAATTGTTCATCCTCTGAAAATTAATAACCCGATGATG GTCGTGCGCCTCAAAGGAAGCGTCGAATTTAGAAGCGATCCACATGCTCCAAGTCACATTTTACTCAACTCTTCAACGAGACTTGTTGACCTCGAAGCGGGTCGTACTCTTCATGTGGTCAACACAGGGGAAGAGGTCGCCTCATTTGCACTTctcgaaattttttaa
- the LOC124204176 gene encoding serine/arginine repetitive matrix protein 2-like isoform X4, with product MSKLRLSAESSRFYRQIKAKKYLHSAVSAHDSSASDQESNVSGDSEPKDDFDGFSPQVPRTNTQSKIQSMSISAQENAAELNNPEDGKLQPKHSFTRKPATRPAAEKKNQEPASLSKITDKKTKPPATKRGKKEAGNPTDNAAEPAAKRPRVASKRKAILTEKAATASTEDADDDPTLHENKGRGRGRPRKAILTKEAATASTEDADDDPTLHEKKGRGRPRGRPERDVSAEFVPETSSSSPSKSLDDQSRMEAKTPEAVNDEAHEMILKTAKKPKDSTLRENKGRGRPRGRPERDVSAEFVPETSSSSPSKSLDDQSRMEAKTPEAVNDEAHEMILKTAKKPKDSTLRENKGRGRPRGRPERDVSAEFVPETSSSSPSKSLDDQSRMEAKTPEAVNDEAHEMILKTAKKPKDSTLRENKGRGGRGRGLPERDVSPEWVPGTRSRSPTKSLDISQKQNLRGNKVSSIVDEVETDISAGGSKSKPPKSADPTLRVDNEQGRGRGRGRGRPERDLSAECIPGTSSSSPTKSLDDQSRVQVKTPEAHAMVLKTAEKPKERNYHFLSSSESEIEDEEDDEDDLFLLSRYSFQKTKSPKNAVPLPSFKTPNTVTDKVSELGSPKTSKFRLLPEPTPLLRTTPRRTTLTMELSLNRVEPSLSDPEDVADTELYKTSQQENQLEPSTSQANGKSIEETPVSKRRSISDSSKKPSPTKRLQSPLKSSQQPNDPENDIVGNDSRLIARKIEALQETMLRIENSMNRQVPLNSAIDPSTLPVPNRNLLPTQFNLYLASPSDPVRAQGLSNTEYSISLVYVQPTIVHPLKINNPMMVVRLKGSVEFRSDPHAPSHILLNSSTRLVDLEAGRTLHVVNTGEEVASFALLEIF from the exons ATGTCAAAGTTAAGACTATCTGCAGAATCTTCGAGATTCTACCGCCAAATTAAAGCCAA GAAATATTTGCATTCAGCTGTGAGTGCACATGACTCATCTGCCTCAGATCAAGAAAGCAATGTCTCTGGAGATAGTGAACCCAAAGATGATTTCGATGGATTCAGTCCTCAAGTGCCTCGTACAA ATACCCAATCCAAAATACAGAGTATGTCAATCAGTGCCCAAGAAAATGCAGCAGAATTGAACAATCCAG aagacGGGAAGCTCCAACCAAAACATTCTTTCACAAGAAAACCTGCTACTAGAC cagcagctgaaaagaagaatcaagaGCCCGCATCCTTGTCGAAAATAACtgacaaaaaaacgaaaccaCCGGCtacaaaaagaggaaagaaagaagctgGAAATCCAACTGATAATGCAGCTGAACCAGCCGCGAAACGGCCTAGAGTTGCTTCTAAAAGGAAAGCTATCTTAACGGAAAAAGCAGCTACAGCCTCCACTGAAGATGCAGACGACG accCAACATTACATGAAAACAAGGGTCGTGGTCGTGGTCGTCCACGGAAAGCTATCTTAACGAAAGAAGCAGCTACAGCCTCCACCGAAGATGCAGACGACG accCAACATTACATGAAAAGAAGGGTCGTGGTCGTCCACGCGGTCGCCCAGAGAGAGATGTTTCAGCTGAATTTGTGCCTGAAACAAGTTCAAGTTCCCCTTCAAAGTCCTTAg ACGACCAGAGTAGAATGGAAGCGAAAACGCCTGAAGCTGTAAATGACGAAGCGCACGAAATGATCTTGAAAACCGCAAAAAAACCCAAAG aCTCAACATTACGTGAAAACAAGGGTCGTGGTCGTCCACGCGGTCGCCCAGAGAGAGATGTTTCAGCTGAATTTGTGCCTGAAACAAGTTCAAGTTCCCCTTCAAAGTCCTTAg ACGACCAGAGTAGAATGGAAGCGAAAACGCCTGAAGCTGTAAATGACGAAGCGCACGAAATGATCTTGAAAACCGCAAAAAAACCCAAAG aCTCAACATTACGTGAAAACAAGGGTCGTGGTCGTCCACGCGGTCGCCCAGAGAGAGATGTTTCAGCTGAATTTGTGCCTGAAACAAGTTCAAGTTCCCCTTCAAAGTCCTTAg ACGACCAGAGTAGAATGGAAGCGAAAACGCCTGAAGCTGTAAATGACGAAGCGCACGAAATGATCTTGAAAACCGCAAAAAAACCCAAAG aCTCAACATTACGTGAAAACAAGGGTCGTGGTGGTCGTGGACGCGGTCTCCCAGAGAGAGATGTTTCACCTGAATGGGTACCTGGAACACGTTCAAGATCTCCTACAAAGTCCTTAg ATATCAGTCAGAAACAGAATCTGCGTGGTAACAAGGTTTCTAGCATTGTGGATGAAGTAGAAACGGATATATCAGCAGGAGGATCGAAAAGTAAACCTCCAAAGTCTGCGG acCCAACATTACGTGTTGACAACGAACAGGGTCGTGGTCGAGGTCGCGGTCGTGGTCGTCCAGAGAGAGATCTTTCAGCTGAATGTATACCTGGAACAAGTTCAAGTTCCCCTACAAAGTCCTTAg ACGACCAGAGTAGAGTTCAAGTTAAAACACCTGAAGCGCATGCGATGGTCTTGAAAACCGCAGAAAAACCCAAAG AAAGGAACTACCATTTCTTGAGCAGCTCAGAGTCTGAAATAGAAGACGAAGAGGACGACGAAgatgatttatttcttctcagTCGATATTCCttccaaaaaacgaaaagtcCAAAAAATGCAGTTCCTTTGCCCAGTTTTAAAACACCAAACACAGTCACTGACAAAGTTTCAGAATTGGGCTCACCCAAAACTTCGAAATTCCGTCTCTTACCTGAACCGACACCACTGCTCCGGACCACTCCCAGACGAACTACTTTGACCATGGAATTATCACTGAATAGAGTTGAACCGTCTTTGAGCGATCCAGAAGATGTTGCAGATACAGAACTGTACAAGACATCGCAACAGGAAAATCAACTTGAGCCTTCCACTTCTCAGGCCAACG GAAAATCAATTGAGGAAACTCCCGTGTCAAAGAGAAGAAGTATATCTGATTCTTCAAAGAAACCATCGCCAACTAAGCGACTCCAATCCCCTTTAAAATCCTCGCAACAACCGAACGATCCCGAAAACGACATCGTTGGGAATG ATTCTAGACTTATTGCAAGAAAGATTGAAGCACTACAGGAAACTATGCTCCGAATTGAGAATTCAATGAACCGCCAAGTCCCATTAAATTCCGCCATTGATCCGTCTACACTTCCAGTGCCTAACCGCAATCTTCTACCGACTCAATTCAATCTGTATTTGGCCTCACCCAGCGATCCTGTACGAGCACAGGGTCTGTCCAACACTGAATACAGCATATCGTTGGTTTATGTACAGCCAACAATTGTTCATCCTCTGAAAATTAATAACCCGATGATG GTCGTGCGCCTCAAAGGAAGCGTCGAATTTAGAAGCGATCCACATGCTCCAAGTCACATTTTACTCAACTCTTCAACGAGACTTGTTGACCTCGAAGCGGGTCGTACTCTTCATGTGGTCAACACAGGGGAAGAGGTCGCCTCATTTGCACTTctcgaaattttttaa
- the LOC124204176 gene encoding nucleolar protein dao-5-like isoform X1 — protein MSKLRLSAESSRFYRQIKAKKYLHSAVSAHDSSASDQESNVSGDSEPKDDFDGFSPQVPRTNTQSKIQSMSISAQENAAELNNPEDGKLQPKHSFTRKPATRRTAAAEKKNQEPASLSKITDKKTKPPATKRGKKEAGNPTDNAAEPAAKRPRVASKRKAILTEKAATASTEDADDDPTLHENKGRGRGRPRKAILTKEAATASTEDADDDPTLHEKKGRGRPRGRPERDVSAEFVPETSSSSPSKSLDDQSRMEAKTPEAVNDEAHEMILKTAKKPKDSTLRENKGRGRPRGRPERDVSAEFVPETSSSSPSKSLDDQSRMEAKTPEAVNDEAHEMILKTAKKPKDSTLRENKGRGRPRGRPERDVSAEFVPETSSSSPSKSLDDQSRMEAKTPEAVNDEAHEMILKTAKKPKDSTLRENKGRGGRGRGLPERDVSPEWVPGTRSRSPTKSLDISQKQNLRGNKVSSIVDEVETDISAGGSKSKPPKSADPTLRVDNEQGRGRGRGRGRPERDLSAECIPGTSSSSPTKSLDDQSRVQVKTPEAHAMVLKTAEKPKERNYHFLSSSESEIEDEEDDEDDLFLLSRYSFQKTKSPKNAVPLPSFKTPNTVTDKVSELGSPKTSKFRLLPEPTPLLRTTPRRTTLTMELSLNRVEPSLSDPEDVADTELYKTSQQENQLEPSTSQANGKSIEETPVSKRRSISDSSKKPSPTKRLQSPLKSSQQPNDPENDIVGNDSRLIARKIEALQETMLRIENSMNRQVPLNSAIDPSTLPVPNRNLLPTQFNLYLASPSDPVRAQGLSNTEYSISLVYVQPTIVHPLKINNPMMVVRLKGSVEFRSDPHAPSHILLNSSTRLVDLEAGRTLHVVNTGEEVASFALLEIF, from the exons ATGTCAAAGTTAAGACTATCTGCAGAATCTTCGAGATTCTACCGCCAAATTAAAGCCAA GAAATATTTGCATTCAGCTGTGAGTGCACATGACTCATCTGCCTCAGATCAAGAAAGCAATGTCTCTGGAGATAGTGAACCCAAAGATGATTTCGATGGATTCAGTCCTCAAGTGCCTCGTACAA ATACCCAATCCAAAATACAGAGTATGTCAATCAGTGCCCAAGAAAATGCAGCAGAATTGAACAATCCAG aagacGGGAAGCTCCAACCAAAACATTCTTTCACAAGAAAACCTGCTACTAGACGTA cagcagcagctgaaaagaagaatcaagaGCCCGCATCCTTGTCGAAAATAACtgacaaaaaaacgaaaccaCCGGCtacaaaaagaggaaagaaagaagctgGAAATCCAACTGATAATGCAGCTGAACCAGCCGCGAAACGGCCTAGAGTTGCTTCTAAAAGGAAAGCTATCTTAACGGAAAAAGCAGCTACAGCCTCCACTGAAGATGCAGACGACG accCAACATTACATGAAAACAAGGGTCGTGGTCGTGGTCGTCCACGGAAAGCTATCTTAACGAAAGAAGCAGCTACAGCCTCCACCGAAGATGCAGACGACG accCAACATTACATGAAAAGAAGGGTCGTGGTCGTCCACGCGGTCGCCCAGAGAGAGATGTTTCAGCTGAATTTGTGCCTGAAACAAGTTCAAGTTCCCCTTCAAAGTCCTTAg ACGACCAGAGTAGAATGGAAGCGAAAACGCCTGAAGCTGTAAATGACGAAGCGCACGAAATGATCTTGAAAACCGCAAAAAAACCCAAAG aCTCAACATTACGTGAAAACAAGGGTCGTGGTCGTCCACGCGGTCGCCCAGAGAGAGATGTTTCAGCTGAATTTGTGCCTGAAACAAGTTCAAGTTCCCCTTCAAAGTCCTTAg ACGACCAGAGTAGAATGGAAGCGAAAACGCCTGAAGCTGTAAATGACGAAGCGCACGAAATGATCTTGAAAACCGCAAAAAAACCCAAAG aCTCAACATTACGTGAAAACAAGGGTCGTGGTCGTCCACGCGGTCGCCCAGAGAGAGATGTTTCAGCTGAATTTGTGCCTGAAACAAGTTCAAGTTCCCCTTCAAAGTCCTTAg ACGACCAGAGTAGAATGGAAGCGAAAACGCCTGAAGCTGTAAATGACGAAGCGCACGAAATGATCTTGAAAACCGCAAAAAAACCCAAAG aCTCAACATTACGTGAAAACAAGGGTCGTGGTGGTCGTGGACGCGGTCTCCCAGAGAGAGATGTTTCACCTGAATGGGTACCTGGAACACGTTCAAGATCTCCTACAAAGTCCTTAg ATATCAGTCAGAAACAGAATCTGCGTGGTAACAAGGTTTCTAGCATTGTGGATGAAGTAGAAACGGATATATCAGCAGGAGGATCGAAAAGTAAACCTCCAAAGTCTGCGG acCCAACATTACGTGTTGACAACGAACAGGGTCGTGGTCGAGGTCGCGGTCGTGGTCGTCCAGAGAGAGATCTTTCAGCTGAATGTATACCTGGAACAAGTTCAAGTTCCCCTACAAAGTCCTTAg ACGACCAGAGTAGAGTTCAAGTTAAAACACCTGAAGCGCATGCGATGGTCTTGAAAACCGCAGAAAAACCCAAAG AAAGGAACTACCATTTCTTGAGCAGCTCAGAGTCTGAAATAGAAGACGAAGAGGACGACGAAgatgatttatttcttctcagTCGATATTCCttccaaaaaacgaaaagtcCAAAAAATGCAGTTCCTTTGCCCAGTTTTAAAACACCAAACACAGTCACTGACAAAGTTTCAGAATTGGGCTCACCCAAAACTTCGAAATTCCGTCTCTTACCTGAACCGACACCACTGCTCCGGACCACTCCCAGACGAACTACTTTGACCATGGAATTATCACTGAATAGAGTTGAACCGTCTTTGAGCGATCCAGAAGATGTTGCAGATACAGAACTGTACAAGACATCGCAACAGGAAAATCAACTTGAGCCTTCCACTTCTCAGGCCAACG GAAAATCAATTGAGGAAACTCCCGTGTCAAAGAGAAGAAGTATATCTGATTCTTCAAAGAAACCATCGCCAACTAAGCGACTCCAATCCCCTTTAAAATCCTCGCAACAACCGAACGATCCCGAAAACGACATCGTTGGGAATG ATTCTAGACTTATTGCAAGAAAGATTGAAGCACTACAGGAAACTATGCTCCGAATTGAGAATTCAATGAACCGCCAAGTCCCATTAAATTCCGCCATTGATCCGTCTACACTTCCAGTGCCTAACCGCAATCTTCTACCGACTCAATTCAATCTGTATTTGGCCTCACCCAGCGATCCTGTACGAGCACAGGGTCTGTCCAACACTGAATACAGCATATCGTTGGTTTATGTACAGCCAACAATTGTTCATCCTCTGAAAATTAATAACCCGATGATG GTCGTGCGCCTCAAAGGAAGCGTCGAATTTAGAAGCGATCCACATGCTCCAAGTCACATTTTACTCAACTCTTCAACGAGACTTGTTGACCTCGAAGCGGGTCGTACTCTTCATGTGGTCAACACAGGGGAAGAGGTCGCCTCATTTGCACTTctcgaaattttttaa